From one Synechocystis sp. PCC 6803 substr. PCC-P genomic stretch:
- the hypA gene encoding hydrogenase maturation nickel metallochaperone HypA, which translates to MHEVSLMEQTLAIAIAQAEDHGASQIHRLTLRVGQQSGVVADALRFAFEVVRQNTMAAEARLEIEEIPVTCRCQHCHENFQPEDWIYRCPHCDQISQTVMDGKQLELASLELS; encoded by the coding sequence ATGCACGAAGTTAGTCTGATGGAGCAAACTTTGGCGATCGCCATTGCCCAGGCGGAAGACCATGGAGCCAGCCAAATCCATCGTTTAACCCTGCGGGTGGGGCAACAGTCTGGGGTGGTGGCCGATGCCCTACGGTTTGCGTTTGAAGTGGTGCGACAAAATACCATGGCCGCCGAGGCGAGATTGGAAATTGAAGAAATTCCCGTTACCTGTCGTTGCCAACACTGCCACGAAAATTTTCAGCCAGAGGATTGGATTTACCGCTGTCCCCACTGCGACCAGATTAGCCAAACAGTAATGGATGGCAAACAGTTGGAACTAGCATCCCTAGAACTGAGTTGA
- a CDS encoding DUF4079 domain-containing protein has product MMFPLLALEIPEPIKIYSQFGHPIMMWALFFTSVYAMWLGFQSRQIRSAEPEKRKELLQKDVKGKHFILGSLLLSLMVLGTIGGMAVTYINNGKLFVGPHLLVGLAMIGLIATAAALVPWMQKGNETARLTHITLNITLIGLFGWQAFTGVEIVQRIISKLGS; this is encoded by the coding sequence ATGATGTTTCCTCTACTGGCCCTTGAGATTCCTGAACCGATTAAAATTTATAGCCAATTTGGCCACCCCATTATGATGTGGGCGTTGTTCTTCACTTCGGTGTACGCCATGTGGCTGGGCTTCCAGTCCCGACAAATTCGCTCCGCAGAACCGGAAAAACGGAAGGAGTTGCTCCAAAAAGATGTTAAGGGTAAACACTTTATCCTCGGCTCTCTCCTACTTTCCCTAATGGTGTTGGGGACCATTGGCGGCATGGCGGTTACCTATATCAACAATGGCAAGCTGTTTGTCGGTCCCCACTTACTCGTTGGTCTCGCCATGATTGGTTTAATCGCTACGGCGGCGGCGTTGGTGCCCTGGATGCAAAAGGGTAATGAAACAGCCCGCTTAACCCACATCACCCTAAATATCACATTGATTGGTTTATTTGGTTGGCAAGCTTTCACTGGGGTGGAAATTGTCCAAAGAATTATCAGCAAATTGGGCTCCTAG
- the rplU gene encoding 50S ribosomal protein L21 yields the protein MSYAIIEIGGTQIRVEPGRFYEINHLDAAPEDSYVVDKVLLVKDGDNVTIGQPYVAGATVEGEILSHRRGRKVIVYKMQPKKKTRKKRGHRQELTRLLVKSISVNGTAIAEALEVDAKTPVVAG from the coding sequence ATGAGTTACGCCATTATTGAAATTGGGGGAACCCAAATTCGGGTTGAGCCCGGCCGTTTTTACGAGATTAACCACCTCGACGCCGCACCGGAAGACAGCTATGTGGTCGATAAGGTGTTGCTAGTCAAAGACGGAGACAATGTCACCATTGGCCAGCCCTACGTCGCTGGAGCCACTGTAGAAGGGGAAATTCTCTCCCACCGTCGGGGTCGCAAAGTCATCGTCTACAAAATGCAACCCAAAAAGAAAACCCGCAAAAAACGGGGTCACCGCCAAGAGCTCACCCGCCTATTGGTGAAATCCATCTCCGTCAACGGCACGGCGATCGCCGAGGCCCTCGAAGTGGATGCTAAAACCCCAGTGGTGGCTGGTTAA
- the rpmA gene encoding 50S ribosomal protein L27: MAHKKGTGSTRNGRDSNAQRLGVKRYGGQTVTAGSIIVRQRGTQVHPGNNVGRGKDDTLFALIDGVVKFEHKTRSRRKVSVYPATAE, encoded by the coding sequence ATGGCCCATAAGAAAGGAACGGGGAGTACCCGGAACGGTCGCGATTCTAACGCCCAACGCTTGGGAGTCAAACGCTACGGTGGTCAAACCGTTACCGCTGGCAGCATCATCGTGCGTCAACGGGGTACCCAAGTTCATCCCGGCAACAACGTCGGCCGGGGCAAAGATGACACCCTTTTCGCTTTGATTGACGGTGTGGTTAAGTTTGAGCATAAAACCAGAAGCCGCCGCAAAGTGAGTGTTTATCCCGCCACTGCTGAATAA
- the ddpX gene encoding D-alanyl-D-alanine dipeptidase DdpX: protein MSFDTPLKPYLAIPIQDCGEPLAPINLEGVKSLKPHPYAQVGADYQGRSPYVLRTGVLKRLDQARLTLADIEPSWEILVFDAYRPIAVQQFMVDHTFAEIVARDGLQGQVLTPEQKENIYHQVYQIWAVPNNNPLTPPPHSTGAALDITLLDDLGQPVDMGGEIDELSARSLPNYYQTVEPNSDRQRKEFEQYQRRRELLNTIMESAGFLRHPGEWWHFSQGDQLWAWQYNQRHPDHQKIAYYGRVE from the coding sequence ATGTCCTTTGATACCCCGCTCAAACCCTATCTTGCTATTCCCATCCAAGATTGTGGTGAACCCCTCGCCCCCATCAATCTTGAAGGCGTTAAATCGCTTAAACCCCATCCCTACGCACAAGTAGGAGCGGATTACCAAGGGCGATCGCCTTACGTATTGCGTACTGGAGTTTTAAAAAGATTGGATCAGGCTCGGTTGACCTTGGCTGACATTGAGCCGAGCTGGGAGATTTTAGTATTTGATGCTTACCGCCCGATCGCCGTTCAACAGTTTATGGTGGATCACACTTTTGCCGAAATTGTGGCGAGAGATGGCTTACAAGGCCAAGTTTTAACCCCCGAACAAAAGGAAAATATTTATCACCAGGTTTATCAAATTTGGGCCGTTCCCAACAATAATCCCCTCACCCCTCCGCCCCACAGCACGGGAGCAGCTCTGGACATAACGTTGCTGGATGACTTAGGGCAACCTGTGGATATGGGGGGAGAAATTGACGAATTATCAGCCCGTTCCCTGCCCAATTATTATCAAACAGTGGAACCGAATAGCGATCGCCAAAGGAAAGAATTTGAGCAATATCAAAGACGACGAGAACTCTTAAATACCATCATGGAAAGCGCCGGGTTTCTGCGGCATCCGGGGGAATGGTGGCATTTTTCCCAAGGGGATCAACTCTGGGCATGGCAATATAATCAACGACATCCAGACCACCAAAAGATCGCCTACTACGGCCGGGTTGAATGA
- the cimA gene encoding citramalate synthase produces MATKKTSLWLYDTTLRDGAQREGISLSLTDKLTIARRLDQLGIPFIEGGWPGANPKDVQFFWQLQEEPLEQAEIVAFCSTRRPHKAVETDKMLQAILSAGTRWVTIFGKSWDLHVLEGLQTSLAENLAMISDTIAYLRSQGRRVIYDAEHWFDGYRANPDYALATLATAQQAGAEWLVMCDTNGGTLPGQISEITTKVRRSLGLDGQSDRQPQLGIHAHNDSGTAVANSLLAVEAGATMVQGTINGYGERCGNANLCTLIPNLQLKLDYDCIEPEKLAHLTSTSRLISEIVNLAPDDHAPFVGRSAFAHKGGIHVSAVQRNPFTYEHIAPNLVGNERRIVVSEQAGLSNVLSKAELFGIALDRQNPACRTILATLKDLEQQGYQFEAAEASFELLMRQAMGDRQPLFLVQGFQVHCDLLTPAENPAYRNALATVKVTVNGQNILEVAEGNGPVSALDQALRKALTRFYPQIADFHLTDYKVRILDGGAGTSAKTRVLVESSNGDRRWTTVGVSGNILEASYQAVVEGIEYGLRLLTCGLTNQEAISS; encoded by the coding sequence ATGGCTACCAAGAAAACTTCCCTTTGGCTCTACGACACCACCCTCCGAGACGGGGCCCAAAGGGAGGGAATTTCTTTGTCGTTGACCGATAAATTGACCATTGCCCGCCGTTTGGATCAATTGGGTATTCCCTTTATTGAGGGAGGTTGGCCCGGAGCCAATCCTAAGGATGTGCAGTTTTTTTGGCAATTACAGGAAGAGCCCTTGGAGCAGGCGGAAATTGTGGCCTTTTGCTCCACTCGTCGCCCCCACAAAGCGGTGGAAACAGACAAAATGCTCCAGGCGATTCTCTCTGCTGGAACCCGCTGGGTAACCATTTTTGGCAAGTCCTGGGACCTCCATGTGCTGGAGGGATTACAAACTAGCTTGGCGGAAAATTTAGCTATGATCAGCGACACGATCGCCTATCTACGTAGCCAAGGGCGGCGGGTGATATACGATGCCGAACATTGGTTTGATGGCTATCGAGCTAATCCAGATTATGCCTTGGCAACCTTAGCCACAGCCCAGCAGGCCGGGGCAGAATGGCTCGTGATGTGTGATACCAATGGGGGTACTTTACCGGGGCAAATCAGCGAAATTACCACTAAAGTTCGACGGAGTTTAGGACTGGACGGTCAATCCGATCGTCAACCCCAACTGGGTATCCATGCCCACAACGACAGTGGCACAGCGGTGGCCAATTCCCTCCTGGCGGTGGAGGCTGGAGCGACTATGGTTCAGGGCACCATCAATGGCTACGGAGAGCGCTGTGGCAATGCTAATCTCTGCACTCTGATTCCCAATTTACAACTGAAACTCGATTACGATTGCATTGAACCGGAAAAGCTAGCCCATCTCACTAGTACTAGCCGTTTAATCAGTGAAATAGTCAACCTGGCCCCCGATGACCATGCTCCTTTTGTGGGGCGATCGGCTTTTGCCCATAAGGGCGGAATCCACGTCTCGGCAGTGCAACGTAATCCCTTTACCTATGAGCATATTGCCCCGAATTTGGTTGGTAATGAACGGCGTATTGTGGTGTCAGAACAAGCGGGGTTGAGCAATGTTTTATCTAAAGCGGAGTTATTTGGCATTGCCCTAGATCGTCAGAATCCCGCCTGCCGCACTATTTTGGCAACCCTCAAAGATTTAGAACAGCAAGGTTACCAATTTGAAGCAGCGGAGGCCAGCTTTGAACTGCTTATGCGTCAGGCCATGGGCGATCGCCAACCCCTATTTTTAGTGCAGGGCTTCCAAGTACACTGTGATTTGCTGACCCCGGCGGAAAATCCTGCTTATCGCAATGCCTTAGCCACGGTGAAAGTAACTGTTAATGGGCAAAATATCTTGGAAGTAGCGGAAGGCAATGGCCCCGTCTCGGCCCTAGACCAAGCTCTGCGTAAAGCCTTGACCCGTTTTTATCCCCAAATTGCCGATTTTCACCTGACTGACTACAAAGTACGGATTTTAGATGGAGGGGCCGGCACGTCCGCCAAAACCCGTGTCCTCGTCGAATCCAGCAATGGCGATCGCCGTTGGACCACTGTAGGAGTATCGGGCAATATTTTAGAAGCTTCCTATCAGGCGGTGGTGGAAGGCATTGAATACGGCCTGCGCTTATTAACCTGTGGGCTAACTAATCAAGAGGCGATTTCCAGTTAA
- a CDS encoding ABC transporter, which yields MASSVGADEIVDFAEVEKFLDTQIKCSSSGMYVCLAFAVVVHLELEILLEITL from the coding sequence ATGGCTTCTTCGGTTGGCGCGGACGAAATTGTCGATTTTGCGGAGGTGGAAAAGTTTCTCGATACGCAGATAAAATGCTCTTCATCGGGAATGTATGTCTGCTTAGCGTTTGCGGTGGTGGTCCATTTGGAGCTAGAGATTTTGTTAGAAATAACCCTGTAA
- a CDS encoding ParA family protein, giving the protein MRSLKYLTWLDVKRFIRKITFNGEKLPDCINSISCFSDALEIGIPNLNCIEAAQGILTKWFQDWYQLDQNLIRLDLGDAALPIEFYENEPSQFDISGFIRPFWQEIAYISSDSDSNIDLVKLTSKFHFPETALSSPKIIAFYSFKGGVGRTLHLASFLFALLEASKEHNKRITVLVVDADLEAPGLTYWDKSEKQRPAISFIDFLEAYHYTPIDRQETIVLLAEEIKKTPRYEEGSTFYFLPACLSNEQLLDTPVLPEHLARSPEGEWSCGNALHQLGIALSADYVLIDLRAGLSEISSPIIFDPRIQRFFVTTATEQSTAGMSLVLEQISHIAPSEEEISSGKFYDPSIIISFLTPELKKLSAFENSLEKFNSAYNPGDQSDDENLYSARLEIKETDFTQELLYVNSWEEAKNKLASTSVMRIAREWAASQLTEDPQISSADLTIDNSLESVRNFRKVCKQYEFAESGEGESLLVTESLKNLATTFRNELPRVVSIGAKGAGKTFIYVQLSRLKYWETFLRRATRDLAEIEPRTHIFPLLQSSTLRDAAENIVREARASTQKALSDSMLEFYHSDFQDSIKSFLEKSSSEPEWTRFWIQQISKSVGLLQNNDSSSLLILNDYLKQKNVRLIFLFDGLEDIFAEAVVDSGQQIALRTLINLPKRLNEIRQANFGLIILLRRDFLRYSVTQNLAQFESLYSPYDLSWDADSFLRLAYWVCSQASVIGANEEVLDSLSREELVTSLENLWGKKLGKDTGKEAHTANWIYAALSDFKGRLQARDIVRLLYHAAHITIDRSGEVQFERWSESRLLPPQAIRRAIEPCSKDKVSEVKEEYPEFKKWVDIVETEYTPEQKRAPFTLDALSINQATIRMLEDIGVIYEDRGKDDIARYYMPEIYRSGLGFTLEKGARPRVLVLKRKALGADIF; this is encoded by the coding sequence ATGAGATCTTTGAAATATTTGACTTGGCTAGATGTTAAAAGATTTATTCGTAAAATTACTTTCAATGGAGAAAAACTGCCAGATTGTATTAATTCGATTTCATGCTTTTCTGATGCACTAGAAATTGGGATTCCAAATTTGAACTGTATAGAGGCTGCTCAAGGAATTTTAACTAAGTGGTTTCAAGACTGGTATCAGCTAGATCAGAATCTTATTCGCTTAGATCTTGGCGATGCAGCTTTGCCTATTGAGTTTTATGAAAATGAACCTTCACAATTTGATATTTCAGGTTTTATTCGTCCTTTCTGGCAGGAAATTGCATATATAAGCAGTGATTCAGATAGTAATATTGATTTAGTTAAATTAACTTCGAAATTTCATTTTCCAGAAACTGCTTTATCATCGCCAAAGATCATTGCATTTTATTCTTTCAAAGGAGGTGTTGGTAGGACGTTACATTTGGCCTCTTTCTTATTTGCTCTTTTAGAAGCATCTAAAGAACACAATAAAAGAATCACTGTTTTAGTAGTAGATGCGGATTTAGAAGCCCCAGGATTAACCTATTGGGATAAATCAGAAAAACAACGACCTGCAATTTCCTTTATTGACTTTTTGGAAGCTTATCACTACACTCCTATTGATCGTCAAGAAACTATTGTGCTATTAGCAGAAGAGATTAAGAAAACTCCTAGATATGAAGAGGGATCAACCTTTTATTTTTTGCCAGCTTGCTTGAGTAATGAACAACTTTTAGATACTCCAGTCTTACCCGAGCATTTGGCTCGAAGTCCTGAAGGTGAATGGTCTTGTGGAAATGCTCTTCATCAGTTAGGAATAGCATTATCCGCAGATTATGTTCTAATAGATTTGCGGGCAGGCTTAAGCGAAATTTCGAGTCCTATCATTTTTGACCCCAGAATTCAGCGTTTCTTTGTAACGACAGCTACAGAACAATCTACTGCTGGTATGAGCCTCGTTTTAGAGCAAATTAGTCATATTGCTCCCTCTGAAGAAGAGATTAGTAGTGGAAAATTTTATGATCCATCAATAATTATTAGTTTTCTAACTCCTGAATTAAAAAAGCTTTCTGCCTTTGAGAATTCTTTAGAAAAATTCAACTCTGCTTATAATCCTGGTGATCAGTCCGATGATGAAAATTTATATTCTGCAAGATTAGAAATTAAGGAAACAGACTTTACTCAAGAGTTACTTTATGTTAATTCTTGGGAGGAAGCAAAAAATAAATTAGCTTCAACTTCAGTGATGAGAATTGCAAGGGAATGGGCTGCATCTCAATTAACAGAAGACCCTCAGATTTCAAGTGCAGATCTCACAATTGACAATTCTCTAGAATCAGTTCGTAATTTTAGAAAGGTGTGTAAACAGTATGAATTTGCAGAAAGTGGTGAAGGAGAAAGTTTATTAGTCACTGAATCTTTGAAAAATTTAGCAACGACTTTTCGTAATGAATTACCTCGTGTAGTTTCGATTGGAGCTAAGGGAGCTGGAAAAACGTTTATATATGTTCAACTTTCTAGATTAAAATACTGGGAAACATTTCTAAGGCGTGCAACAAGAGACTTAGCTGAAATCGAACCAAGGACTCACATCTTTCCCCTACTTCAGTCAAGTACATTGAGGGATGCGGCAGAAAATATTGTCAGAGAGGCCAGGGCGTCAACTCAGAAAGCTTTGTCTGATTCTATGCTTGAATTTTATCACTCAGATTTTCAGGACAGCATCAAAAGTTTTCTTGAAAAGTCTAGCAGTGAACCAGAGTGGACAAGATTTTGGATTCAGCAAATATCTAAGTCGGTTGGTTTATTACAGAATAATGATTCTTCAAGTTTGCTAATCTTAAACGATTATTTAAAGCAAAAAAATGTTCGCCTTATTTTTTTGTTTGATGGATTAGAGGATATTTTTGCAGAGGCTGTAGTAGATTCAGGGCAACAAATTGCGTTAAGAACGTTAATTAATTTGCCCAAGAGACTAAATGAAATTAGACAGGCTAACTTTGGCTTAATCATTCTTCTGAGACGTGATTTTTTAAGATACTCAGTTACACAAAACCTCGCACAATTTGAAAGCCTTTATAGTCCTTACGACTTATCTTGGGATGCAGACTCATTTTTAAGATTGGCTTATTGGGTTTGTAGTCAAGCTTCTGTGATTGGTGCCAACGAAGAAGTCTTGGATAGTTTGAGTCGAGAAGAACTGGTTACCAGTTTAGAAAATTTATGGGGAAAAAAATTGGGAAAAGATACTGGAAAAGAGGCGCATACCGCGAATTGGATTTATGCAGCATTGTCAGATTTCAAGGGGCGCTTACAAGCGAGGGACATTGTTCGACTCCTCTATCATGCTGCACATATCACTATCGATAGAAGTGGAGAAGTTCAATTTGAGCGTTGGTCTGAAAGCCGTCTTCTGCCGCCTCAAGCAATTAGACGAGCAATAGAGCCTTGCAGCAAAGATAAAGTTAGCGAAGTCAAAGAAGAGTATCCCGAATTTAAAAAATGGGTTGACATTGTAGAAACAGAATACACACCAGAGCAGAAACGTGCACCTTTTACTTTGGATGCGTTATCTATCAACCAAGCAACCATTAGAATGCTGGAAGATATAGGTGTGATTTATGAAGATAGAGGTAAAGATGACATTGCACGTTACTACATGCCGGAGATATATCGGTCAGGTCTTGGGTTTACTCTAGAGAAAGGAGCCAGACCTCGTGTATTAGTCTTGAAACGAAAAGCACTAGGGGCAGATATCTTTTAA
- the pruA gene encoding L-glutamate gamma-semialdehyde dehydrogenase, with product MVAQIDSQQQYEQATQAIAKELLAQTREKRSLWDKIGDNLRLDDKLLDWTMGHPGLRVQLFKFIDCLPALQSNSEIANHLQQYMSEEEVELPEALKKLLNFADAHSTPAQIAAGTVSKATEQLAFKYIAGETIAQVIKTVERLRKEKMGFTIDLLGEAVITESEAAEYWQNYLDLMAQLSQQAKSWSKVPQIDQADGEILPQVQVSVKLTAFYSQFDPLDPAGSKAKVCERIRELLRRAQELGVAVHFDMEQYHYKDLILNILKELLVEEEFRSRTDVGITMQAYLRDSTEDLEALIPWAKHRGYPVTVRLVKGAYWDQETIKAQQNHWQIPVYVEKAQTDANYERMTRLLLENHEYLYAAIGSHNVRSQALACAIAEELNIPKRRYEMQILYGMGEPLARAIVKRGHRVRVYAPYGRLLPGMAYLIRRLLENTANSSFLRQNLEERPIEELIAPPQVKGINDLPTKGYGNAPDTDYADADLRQQAFQALTRVKQQLGKTYLPYINGEYVETANYIDSVNPCRPSQAIGKVGLISVEQADHALEIAKAAFPAWKKTPVRERCGILRKAADIMEERRHELNAWICLEVGKIIPQADAEVSEAIDFCRYYADEMERLDQGVNLDIPGETNRYFYQPRGIALVISPWNFPMAIAVGMTVAALVTGNCTLLKPAETSTVIAAKIAEILIAAGVPPGVFQYVPGKGSVVGSHMVNHPDVHLIAFTGSREVGCRIYADAALVQPGQKHLKRVIAEMGGKNAIIVDESADLDQAVAGAVYSAFGYTGQKCSACSRVVVLSPVHDAFVERFVEATRSLNVGPTDDPSTQVGPVIDAKAQARIQEYIEQGKAECELAIACDAPSEGYFVGPTVFKNVDRHATIAQEEIFGPVVTIIRAANFDEALEIANGTDYALTGGLYSRTPDHINRAAAEFEVGNLYINRTITGAIVSRQPFGGFKMSGVGSKAGGPDYLLQFLEPRHVTENIQRQGFAPIEGADQ from the coding sequence ATGGTTGCACAAATCGATTCACAACAACAGTATGAACAGGCCACCCAGGCGATCGCCAAGGAACTATTAGCCCAGACCAGGGAGAAAAGATCGCTGTGGGACAAAATTGGCGATAATCTGCGGCTCGATGACAAGTTGCTGGATTGGACCATGGGTCATCCTGGATTGCGGGTGCAATTGTTCAAATTTATCGACTGTCTGCCAGCGTTGCAGAGTAACAGTGAGATTGCCAACCATCTCCAGCAGTATATGAGCGAAGAGGAGGTGGAATTACCAGAAGCACTGAAAAAATTGTTGAATTTTGCCGATGCCCACTCGACGCCGGCCCAGATTGCAGCGGGAACGGTGAGTAAAGCGACGGAACAGTTGGCTTTTAAATACATTGCTGGGGAAACGATCGCCCAGGTGATCAAAACAGTGGAACGGCTCCGCAAGGAAAAAATGGGCTTTACCATTGATTTACTGGGGGAAGCGGTAATTACGGAATCGGAGGCGGCGGAATATTGGCAAAATTATTTGGACCTGATGGCCCAGTTATCCCAGCAAGCCAAATCCTGGTCGAAGGTGCCCCAAATTGATCAGGCAGACGGGGAAATATTGCCCCAGGTGCAGGTATCGGTAAAGTTAACGGCTTTTTATTCCCAGTTTGATCCCCTGGACCCCGCAGGTAGTAAAGCCAAGGTTTGTGAGCGGATTCGGGAATTGTTGCGGCGAGCCCAAGAATTAGGTGTCGCTGTTCACTTTGACATGGAGCAGTACCACTACAAAGACCTGATTTTAAATATTCTCAAGGAATTGTTAGTGGAAGAAGAGTTCCGCTCCCGCACCGATGTGGGCATTACCATGCAGGCCTATCTGCGGGATTCGACCGAAGATTTGGAAGCATTAATTCCCTGGGCTAAACATCGGGGTTATCCCGTGACTGTGCGCTTGGTGAAAGGAGCCTATTGGGATCAAGAAACCATCAAAGCCCAACAGAATCATTGGCAAATTCCGGTTTATGTGGAAAAAGCCCAAACCGATGCCAACTACGAGCGCATGACTCGGCTATTACTGGAAAACCACGAATATTTGTACGCCGCCATTGGTAGTCATAATGTCCGTTCCCAAGCCCTGGCCTGTGCGATCGCCGAAGAGTTGAATATTCCCAAACGTCGTTATGAAATGCAGATTCTTTACGGCATGGGAGAACCCCTGGCCCGGGCCATTGTTAAACGGGGTCATCGGGTGCGGGTCTATGCACCCTACGGTCGGCTGTTACCGGGGATGGCTTATTTAATCCGACGCTTATTGGAAAATACTGCTAACAGTTCTTTTCTACGCCAAAACCTAGAAGAGCGGCCCATTGAAGAATTAATTGCTCCGCCCCAAGTTAAAGGCATTAATGACCTACCCACCAAGGGTTATGGCAACGCTCCCGACACCGATTACGCCGATGCTGATTTACGCCAGCAAGCATTTCAAGCCCTAACCAGGGTTAAACAACAATTGGGCAAAACCTATCTGCCCTACATTAACGGCGAGTACGTGGAAACGGCTAACTACATTGATTCCGTTAATCCCTGTCGTCCATCCCAGGCGATCGGGAAAGTGGGGTTAATCAGTGTTGAACAGGCAGACCATGCCCTGGAAATAGCCAAGGCTGCGTTTCCTGCTTGGAAAAAAACTCCAGTACGGGAACGGTGTGGCATTCTCCGCAAAGCGGCAGACATTATGGAAGAGCGTCGCCATGAGTTAAACGCCTGGATTTGTTTGGAAGTGGGCAAAATTATTCCCCAAGCTGATGCGGAGGTGTCCGAGGCGATCGATTTTTGTCGCTACTATGCCGATGAAATGGAACGGCTAGACCAAGGCGTTAACCTCGATATTCCCGGTGAAACCAACCGTTATTTCTATCAACCCCGGGGCATTGCCCTAGTGATTTCCCCCTGGAATTTCCCCATGGCGATCGCCGTTGGTATGACGGTGGCGGCGTTGGTGACGGGCAATTGTACGTTACTAAAACCAGCGGAAACTTCCACGGTAATTGCGGCTAAAATTGCGGAAATTCTTATTGCAGCGGGGGTTCCCCCTGGGGTCTTCCAATATGTACCTGGTAAGGGGTCGGTGGTGGGTTCCCACATGGTCAATCATCCCGACGTACATTTGATTGCTTTCACTGGCTCCAGGGAAGTGGGCTGTCGCATTTACGCCGATGCCGCTTTGGTACAACCAGGACAAAAACACCTCAAACGGGTAATTGCAGAAATGGGCGGCAAAAACGCCATCATCGTTGATGAAAGTGCGGATCTCGATCAAGCGGTGGCCGGGGCAGTGTATTCCGCCTTTGGTTACACGGGCCAAAAATGTTCTGCCTGTTCCCGGGTGGTGGTGCTTTCCCCCGTACACGATGCCTTTGTGGAGCGGTTTGTAGAGGCAACCCGTTCCCTCAATGTGGGCCCCACCGATGACCCCAGCACCCAGGTTGGTCCGGTAATTGATGCCAAGGCCCAAGCCCGCATTCAGGAATACATCGAACAGGGTAAGGCGGAATGTGAATTGGCGATCGCCTGTGATGCTCCTAGTGAAGGCTATTTCGTCGGTCCCACGGTGTTCAAAAATGTTGACCGCCATGCCACCATTGCCCAGGAGGAAATTTTTGGTCCAGTGGTAACCATTATTCGGGCGGCCAATTTTGACGAAGCGTTGGAAATTGCCAATGGTACCGACTACGCTTTAACGGGGGGTCTCTATTCCCGTACCCCAGATCACATTAATCGTGCCGCGGCGGAGTTTGAAGTAGGCAATCTTTACATCAACCGCACCATCACCGGGGCGATCGTTTCCCGCCAACCTTTTGGGGGGTTCAAAATGTCTGGGGTTGGTTCCAAAGCGGGTGGACCAGATTATTTGTTACAGTTCTTAGAACCACGCCATGTAACGGAGAATATTCAACGGCAAGGATTTGCACCAATTGAGGGGGCAGATCAGTAA
- a CDS encoding transposase, whose protein sequence is MTKTREAKKTVQCVDTYSELYKDIFLEVRSYESFKYIIVGILSDIKRKSLPAIASSLGLKNEQGLLHFMTDSPWELKELEKRRLNIILEVLEGREIIVIIAESLNGTYVRPKNRQNNPTAKQIHHLSANSLSQCT, encoded by the coding sequence ATGACAAAGACAAGAGAGGCGAAAAAGACAGTACAGTGTGTAGACACATATAGTGAACTGTATAAAGATATATTTCTAGAAGTGAGGTCTTATGAGTCATTTAAATATATCATTGTGGGAATATTAAGTGATATAAAAAGAAAGAGTTTACCTGCAATAGCATCATCACTAGGATTGAAAAATGAACAGGGACTACTGCATTTTATGACAGATTCTCCTTGGGAATTAAAAGAATTAGAAAAAAGAAGATTAAATATTATCTTAGAAGTTTTAGAAGGAAGAGAAATAATAGTAATAATAGCAGAATCGTTGAATGGCACTTATGTACGACCTAAAAATAGACAGAATAATCCTACAGCAAAGCAAATTCATCACCTTAGTGCTAACTCCCTTAGCCAGTGTACATAG